The Tachysurus vachellii isolate PV-2020 chromosome 21, HZAU_Pvac_v1, whole genome shotgun sequence region ATTGTGGATCTTCTTCAGGTAGACCTTCTCCTCATTCAGTGCATCAATCTGCAGAGTGAGCTCTGACTTGCTCAAGTTGATATCATCCAGCAGCCTCTTCAGTCCAGAGATATCGGCCTCAACAGCCTGACGCTGGGCCAATTCATTCTCATACCTGTGTGAAGACACAtaaattttattcaaatgatatCTTAATATCCTCTCATATAAATCATTTGTAATAATACAACATGAGATTTTACTTGTTCCTAAAGTCATCCGCAGCCAATGTGGCATTGTCAAGGTTGATATGGACCACACCTTTCAACCGAATGGCATCCAGAATCTGAAAATAATCAGTACAAATACATCAAGTGTAACCATGAGTAAGAAGATAATGAATAGTCAAGGCAGAAATGCTAAATGTACCGTGCACACTATTTTcactttaataaatatactacagtataagtcaactttaaatgttttactttaGTCTGGAGGTCACTGATGGTAGACAAGGATTCGGAGTAGTCTCGTGCAGTAGGTGAAGTCCTGCTGTCCACAAATTGACTGATCTTCAGCTCAAGTTCTGCATTGGCCTTTTGCAAAATGTGCACCTTCTTCAGGTAGGAGGCCAGACGCTCATTGAGGATCCTCATGGTGAACTTCTCATTGCCCACTATGCCATCATCCATTCGTCCAATGCCACCTCCAAACCCAGTTCCGAATTTAAAATCAGCACCACTTCCAAACCCAGCACCACTTCCAAACCCAGCACCACTTCCAAACCCAGCACCACTTCCAAGCACAGCACCATAACCTGAGCTTACTCCAATACCTGAACCAAGACCTACACCAATGCCTGAACCGAGACCTACACCAGAACCAAAGCCTCCACCGAGACCTACACCAGAAACAAAGCCTCCACCGAGACCTACACCAGAAACAAAGCCTCCACCAACACCTCCTCTAGATGTGCCAACCAACAAAGGCTGAGAGGCTTGAGAAATATAAACACCAGAGCCTCCTGCTCCACCATGGGCACTTCTAGCCCATAAGCCACCAGCCCTTCGTCCAACACCACCTCTAATGGACATGGACTCTGATACAGTTCTACCATATGATGACATGCTGATGGAGACTTCGGTCTTACtctagagagtgagtgaggactTGAAATTCAGTGGAGTTTTATACCCTGGCTGAACCTTCAAACTCTATTTGAGTAGTGGAGGTTCCCATGGATGTACAAACTGAATGTTATGTAACAGGTAACATTCCTTAAAGGTAagtttttaaagattatttaattaatagctATGCTGTCAGGGGCATGTGTGCTATCACctctcacaccttcagggggATTTGCTCCAAATCCAAATCCCTCAAGGTGAGATTTCAGAGTAAAGAGATGATAGCAACAGTGTTTATTATGTTGACAAAATTGTTTCATCTTCCCGATGAAGACATCTTATGTGCTTTATAGtttgagaaaagagagagatcaCAGAAATGCAAATACATAAAATTTACATCTCTCTGCTATTTGCCAATCTCACCTTCAAAAGGAGCTTTTACACTGATAATTAGGGAATAGTGTATTACAGAAATTATAGGATCATTGTACTATTAACATTTTTGCATATAGATAAATCTCATTTCAATCATGAGAACTTTGACATTTCAATTACTTTAACAAGCTATTTTGATGGGAATTCCTCAGTGGGAATAGATAGGCTTGATCTTTCAGTCCTATATATCCATGTAGTTCACATGGTGACATCCTGACCAGCAAGGACTACTTCAAAATCAAGTCACGTTAAGTCAAAAAGcataaaacacataaaagacagagggcctttttacacctggtcacttcatgtgttttctgtgatcagatatctatccgatggtaaaaagaccaggtctaaatgccctccgaaacgttttggagactgatataaatccgatggtacaaaccccttcaggaggtggtctgggacgcgtttcagatgaaactggacaggtgtaaatgaatgtggttgttcaagccacatacgtcagcgctaaactcctcccaaacggaactacgtcactcaggtgatctttcacccaggtgtctcgttggggcttaaaatgcgctgctgctgccagcaaaaatgcagcaaacagtaaatgctgtttttttgtagcaaccgcatacaccaaagtgtgtttcatttcaattaccccagaaatgagtgtaaaatatattagcattttgggcgggagtagaaagatcggatcgatatccgattcgccaagacgcatttatgtggtctaatgtaaatggaacagttttaacaaatcagatagctatcggatcagagacaacacatgaagtgaccaggtgtaaaaaggcccataaagtgcatgtgtgcaatcTTGTACAAACAGTGAAAGATAACAGACAGTGCAAGAAAATagacagtgcacacacacaatataatactttACAAGACagacacataaaacaaaatagcaCCGACAAGTCTGTGTAGCTTTTAGTGTGAATTGTATTGTAAACTTATGTAGAAATGTGATAGCAGCAGTTTAAAGCGTCAGTATGATGTCACCTGCAAAAAAGACAGTTTATAGAACTGTGAGAAGAGTAACAGAGATGTATagttgaatgagtgtgtgtgtgtgtgtgtgtgtgtgtgtgtgtgtgtgtgtcagaccaGTCTCTGAGCAtcaaggagtctgatggcttgagtGGATGTTTCTGTACCCTGTAGGGCAGCATGGTGAAGAGTCTGTGTGAGCGGTGTGGGCTGATtaggggtcatccacaatgctttGGACCGAGCATACAGCCCTGTGGGTtcccagtgctcagtgtggtgggcGGTGTTGGAGACCTAGTCCCTGATCTGTACTGACTTTTCTCTTTCAGTCCTGTATCCAGTTGCAGAGGAAGTTGTTCAAGCCCTCAATCAGGTGCTGGGGAATGTGatgaatgctgaactgaagtaTAGGAACAGTATTTATAGGGATGTGTCTCTTTTTTTGTCCAGGTGGATAAAGTCCAAGTGGAGGGTTCT contains the following coding sequences:
- the LOC132837499 gene encoding keratin, type I cytoskeletal 50 kDa-like, whose translation is MSSYGRTVSESMSIRGGVGRRAGGLWARSAHGGAGGSGVYISQASQPLLVGTSRGGVGGGFVSGVGLGGGFVSGVGLGGGFGSGVGLGSGIGVGLGSGIGVSSGYGAVLGSGAGFGSGAGFGSGAGFGSGADFKFGTGFGGGIGRMDDGIVGNEKFTMRILNERLASYLKKVHILQKANAELELKISQFVDSRTSPTARDYSESLSTISDLQTKILDAIRLKGVVHINLDNATLAADDFRNKYENELAQRQAVEADISGLKRLLDDINLSKSELTLQIDALNEEKVYLKKIHNEEMVTTRSKMSGQIHVEVESAPQQDLTSVLEDMRDHYETIASKNRRDLEAWFKGKLETLKQEVATTAGTVDTSKTELTVEKTKVQSLDLELQSVLAVKSSLVSKLSETQAFYSTCLSGYQQQVTSVEVQLLQLRADLERQSRDYQMLLDIKTRLEIEIAEYRRLLDIGASGSVLVATDKSSATKATTKAAAQAKAEEASEKIKDVP